AAGTTCCTAAACCTTATTGTCAAGCGATGATGTTCGTATTGTCGGACTGGCAATTGTGCAAGCGCAAGCCTCGGGGGAGACGTTCTGTCGTGGGAGAGTCGTTCTCCAATCTTTCCATCTGTTGATATGGATGAAGAAGGTCCGCACCAGCGTTGCTCTGATGCGGACCTTCTTTCGTGATGAGTCGATGCAGGTCGGCTTTTGTGGTGCCGCCTCCCTGACGCTACGGGTTGACCAGAGCGTCGGCGATTGCGTGCAAATCGAAGCTGAAGGAACGAGGGGGTGCCTCGAACAGTTTTGAAGCTTCGACCGCTGCCAGGGGGATTTCCTGAAGCAGTTTTTGGGACAGGGTCTGATCCAGACGCACCGTGGGGACGGAGCAGCTGATGGTTGCGACGATTTTCCCCAAGTCATCGAACACGGGGGCGGCGATGCACCGTATGCCTTTGAACAGTTCCTCGAAGTCCAGACCGATGCCCTGTTCGCGGACAGCGGTGATTTCCTTGTAGAGGATGTTTATCTTGTCGGTATCGATGGCTGCGTCGCTGCTTCGCAGTTCCCTGATGAAGTTTCGCAGTTCGTCTTCGGGCAGGAAGGCGAGAAACACTTTGCCCGATGCTGAAAGATAGGCCGGGAAGGACGTGCCGATGATCGAATCCATGCGCAGGGCATGGTTGGATGTCGTCTGATGGATGACAACCATTTCCACGTCGGAAAGCACGCTCAGGTTCACGGTTTCATTCACCTTGTCCCGGAGTCCCTGAAGAACGGGCCGGAGCATGGAGACAATGTTGCTTTGCGACACGATCTGCTTGCCCAGCTTGTGGAACTTGAGGGTCAACGCATAGGAGCCGCCACGTTCCACTTGGCGGAC
Above is a window of Pseudodesulfovibrio tunisiensis DNA encoding:
- a CDS encoding IclR family transcriptional regulator; translated protein: MPQNEKYYMMRSLEKALFVIETMATQSNWTLKALNAACSIPKGTLQRILRTLEELGYVRQVERGGSYALTLKFHKLGKQIVSQSNIVSMLRPVLQGLRDKVNETVNLSVLSDVEMVVIHQTTSNHALRMDSIIGTSFPAYLSASGKVFLAFLPEDELRNFIRELRSSDAAIDTDKINILYKEITAVREQGIGLDFEELFKGIRCIAAPVFDDLGKIVATISCSVPTVRLDQTLSQKLLQEIPLAAVEASKLFEAPPRSFSFDLHAIADALVNP